A single genomic interval of Prunus dulcis chromosome 5, ALMONDv2, whole genome shotgun sequence harbors:
- the LOC117629321 gene encoding G patch domain-containing protein TGH yields the protein MDREEDDFVFYGTPIEREEEIISRKKKAVAEASGNLRTLVPWKQEVRDEEGRRRFHGAFSGGFSAGYYNTVGSKEGWTPQSFVSSRKNRAEVKQQNILNFLDEDEKEELEGQSLGTSLQFDTFGFTAAELARKQAEKEQQKRPSAIPGPVPDELVLPSTDSIGVKLLLKMGWRHGRSIRDSHTNKSYDARREARKAFLAFSSSDAKKQTADPESVPGELESYIDLPAGDDVQSSESTPVYVLYPKQDLHGLGFDPYKHAPEFREKKRSRLSDNKGIGYRSALSMDNNLFGFKSGKVAPGFGIGALEELDAEDEDVYASGYDFEETYVEDIDEPSRSIMEGKQKSVRKEPGVLSGFRLALNSDYQHERFDPPVVPKDFVPHHKFPGPLETGYKLGDPGPPEVLPPEDSNLKLLIDGVATLVARCGKLFEDLSREKNQSNPLFSFLVGGNGHDYYARKLWEEQQKRGDHTKQKLDVKLSPHMQKMTAESRGQILGERPLERSAKDSSSSATSADAIQLQYNLSDTFTKPALHGEMLEAAKPFKEDPAKQERFERFLKEKYQGGLRSTESGGASHMSEAARARERMDFEAAAEAIQKGKWSKDSKLSTSQFMEYLSSGGMQFTSGGLAQAKDTQTENSITKEVHLKRKEYQWRPSPILCKRFDLIDPYMGKPPPAPRMKSKMETLIFTSDSGKDTKAEEIVIAKGVSFPVAQSDAQGLSKDVADKESEVEIEAENVERPVDLYKAIFSDDSDDEEDTSIHNEVGNPEKKGEAANTTLNRLIAGDFLESLGKELGLEVPPELSSSMNKVGNSVPPKGTATVNSVDSDILRVDNAPSSNHEILHSQEIARDGPRGNIEPVNGNSARSNSKYTETGSLGNQFDKIILEKAPQEDRKAKTPSRRHRNLSSSSSSEDERSKKRSGQHRHRYSDSDSDSSSDHRDRHRSRSKGRRKGSSREKSSSSSRKHSKHHKHRSRDSPEKERSETKRDKHKRRG from the exons atgGATAGGGAAGAAGATGATTTCGTGTTCTACGGAACACCGATAGAGCGTGAGGAAGAGATCATCAGTCGTAAGAAGAAGGCCGTTGCCGAGGCCTCTGGTAACCTACGTACTCTCGTTCCTTGGAAGCAAGAG GTTAGAGacgaagaaggaagaaggagaTTTCATGGGGCATTTAGTGGAGGGTTTTCTGCTGGCTATTACAATACGGTGGGCTCAAAAGAGG GGTGGACACCACAGTCCTTTGTGTCATCCAGGAAGAACAGAGCTGAAGTCAAACAGCAGAACATTTTGAACTTTTtagatgaagatgaaaaagaa GAACTGGAAGGCCAATCTTTGGGGACGTCTTTGCAGTTTGATACTTTTGGATTTACAGCTGCAGAACTTGCTCGGAAACAAGCTGAGAAGGAACAACAAAAAAG gCCATCAGCTATTCCTGGACCTGTTCCTGATGAATTAGTTCTTCCGTCCACAGATTCTATAG GTGTAAAGTTGCTGCTGAAGATGGGATGGCGTCATGGTCGTTCAATCAGGGATTCACATACTAATAAATCATATG ATGCTCGAAGGGAAGCTCGAAAAGCTTTCTTAGCATTTTCTTCCAGTGATGCAAAAAAACAGACTGCTGACCCTGAGTCTGTTCCTGGCGAACTTGAGAGTTATATTGATCTGCCTGCGGGTGATGATGTTCAATCTTCAGAAAGCACACCT GTTTATGTACTCTACCCAAAGCAGGACCTTCACGGATTAGGTTTTGATCCTTATAAGCATGCTCCTGAGTTTAGGG aaaagaaaaggtcaCGCTTATCTGATAATAAGGGTATTGGATATAGAAGTGCCCTTTCGATGGATAATAATCTTTTTGGTTTCAAGT CAGGAAAGGTTGCTCCTGGTTTTGGAATTGGAGCACTTGAAGAACTTGATGCTGAAGATGAGGATGTTTATGCCTCTG GTTATGACTTTGAGGAGACTTATGTTGAAGATATTGATGAGCCTTCAAGATCAATCATGGAGGGCAAGCAAAAGTCAGTTCGAAAGGAGCCAGGTGTTCTCTCTGGATTTAGACTTGCATTGAATTCTGACTACCAGCATGAACG ATTTGATCCTCCTGTGGTTCCAAAAGATTTTGTACCCCACCATAAATTTCCGGGGCCTCTTGAGACTGGCTACAAGCTTGGAGATCCCGGTCCCCCAGAAGTCCTTCCTCCCGAGGACAGTAATCTGAAACTTTTAATTGATGGGGTTGCAACTCTAGTAGCTCGATGTGGTAAATTGTTTGAGGATCTCTCCAGAGAGAAAAACCAGTCAAATCCTTTGTTTAGTTTTCTAGTTGGAGGGAATGGCCATGATTATTATGCAAGGAAACTGTGGGAGGAGCAACAGAAGCGAGGTGATCACACCAAGCAGAAATTGGATGTTAAATTGTCTCCACACATGCAGAAGATGACAGCAGAGAGCCGTGGACAAATTTTAGGGGAAAGGCCTTTGGAACGAAGCGCCAAAGATTCAAGTTCATCTGCTACTTCTGCAGATGCCATTCAGCTTCAGTACAATCTTTCAGATACATTTACTAAACCTGCATTACAT GGTGAGATGCTGGAAGCTGCAAAACCCTTCAAAGAGGATCCTGCGAAGCAAGAACGGTTTGAGCGGTTTCTCAAGGAAAAGTACCAAGGAGGACTTCGATCTACCGAGTCTGGTGGGGCTAGTCATATGTCAGAAGCAGCTCGTGCTCGTGAGAGAATGGACTTTGAGGCTGCAGCCGAGGCAATACAGAAAGGGAAGTGGAGTAAAGATAGCAAACTCTCCACATCACAGTTTATGGAGTATTTATCTTCTGGAGGCATGCAGTTTACTTCTGGGGGATTAGCG CAAGCTAAAGATACTCAAACTGAAAATTCGATCACAAAGGAAGTTCACTTAAAACGGAAAGAATATCAATGGCGTCCTTCACCTATTTTATGCAAACGCTTTGATCTCATTGATCCTTACATGGGGAAG CCACCACCTGCTCCACGAATGAAGAGCAAAATGGAAACTCTTATTTTTACATCAGATTCTGGAAAAGACACAAAAGCAGAAGAAATTGTAATTGCAAAGGGAGTATCATTCCCTGTTGCTCAATCTGATGCCCAAGGACTAAGCAAAGATGTAGCTGACAAGGAAAGTGAAGTTGAGATTGAAGCTGAAAATGTTGAGAGGCCAGTTGACCTTTACAAG GCTATCTTTTCTGATGATTCAGATGATGAAGAGGATACCTCTATTCACAACGAAGTGGGCAATCCAGAGAAGAAGGGTGAAGCAGCTAATACAACATTAAACCGTTTGATTGCAGGTGACTTTTTGGAATCCTTGGGTAAAGAACTAGGCCTAGAGGTTCCTCCTGAGCTGTCCTCGTCAATGAACAAAGTCGGAAATTCTGTGCCTCCCAAAGGAACTGCTACTGTTAATTCTGTAGATTCTGATATCCTTCGAGTTGATAATGCGCCTTCTTCCAATCATGAGATTCTGCACAGCCAGGAGATTGCTCGAGATGGTCCACGTGGAAATATTGAACCTGTTAATGGTAATTCAGCAAGAAGTAATAGCAAATACACGGAGACTGGGTCTTTGGGTAATCAATTTGACAAAATTATTTTGGAAAAGGCACCTCAAGAGGATAGGAAGGCCAAAACACCCTCAAGGCGGCACCGGAATTTGAGCAGCAGTTCATCATCAGAAGATGAAAGGAGTAAAAAGCGCTCTGGCCAACATCGGCATAGATACAGTGATTCAGATAGCGATTCATCCAGTGATCACCGAGACCGTCACCGTTCTCGTTCTAAAGGGAGAAGGAAAGGATCTTCTCGAGAAAAGAGCAGTAGTAGTAGCAGAAAACACTCGAAACATCACAAGCATAGAAGCAGAGACTCCCCGGAGAAGGAACGTTCAGAAACAAAGAGAGATAAGCACAAAAGGAGGGGTTGA